One window from the genome of Mycolicibacterium gadium encodes:
- the fadD32 gene encoding long-chain-fatty-acid--AMP ligase FadD32, with amino-acid sequence MGFHNPFLKDGLIKFPDNGSLVKHVEKWAKVRGDKLAYRFLDYSVERDGVARELNWADFGARNRAVAARLQQVTEPGDRVAILSPQNLDYVVAMFGALYSGRIAVPLFDPSEPGHVGRLHAVLDDCQPSAILTTTEAAEGVRKFFRTRPANQRPRVIAVDAVPAEVGATWQPVDVEADTIAYLQYTSGSTRIPTGVQITHLNLATNVVQVIEALDGEEGDRGLSWLPFFHDMGLITALLAPMIGHYFTFMTPAAFVRRPGRWIREMSRKPDDTGGVISVAPNFAFDHAAARGLPKDDEPPLDLSVVKCILNGSEPISAATVRRFNEAFAPHGFKPQAIKPSYGLAEATLFVSTTPMGDHPKIISVDRDALNTGTFVEVPDDAPSAVAQAGAGKVGIAEWAVIVDADSATELPDGQIGEVWISGQNMGTGYWGKPEETIATFQNILKSRTNPSHAEGATDDATWVRTGDLGAYHDGELYITGRTKDLVIVDGRNHYPQDLEYSAQEATKALRVGYVAAFSVPANQLPDEVFQNAHAGIKRDPEDTSEQLVIVGERAPGAHKLDMGPIVDDIRAAIAVRHGVTVRDVLLTAAGAIPRTSSGKIGRRACRAAYLDGSLRSGKIANDFPDEKD; translated from the coding sequence ATGGGGTTTCACAACCCGTTCCTGAAAGACGGACTGATCAAGTTCCCCGACAACGGCAGCTTGGTCAAGCACGTCGAGAAGTGGGCGAAGGTTCGCGGTGACAAGCTCGCCTACCGGTTCCTCGACTACTCGGTCGAACGCGACGGTGTGGCGCGGGAGCTGAACTGGGCCGACTTCGGCGCCCGAAATCGGGCCGTGGCCGCGCGCCTGCAGCAGGTGACCGAGCCCGGCGACCGGGTCGCGATCCTCAGTCCGCAGAACCTCGACTACGTCGTCGCGATGTTCGGCGCGCTTTATTCGGGCCGCATCGCCGTACCGCTGTTCGATCCTTCCGAACCGGGCCATGTCGGCCGACTTCACGCCGTGCTCGACGACTGCCAGCCCTCGGCGATCCTCACCACGACCGAGGCCGCCGAAGGGGTGCGCAAGTTCTTCCGCACCCGGCCGGCCAACCAGCGTCCCCGCGTCATCGCGGTCGACGCGGTGCCCGCCGAGGTCGGCGCCACCTGGCAGCCTGTCGACGTCGAAGCCGACACCATCGCGTACCTGCAATACACCTCGGGGTCGACACGAATCCCCACCGGCGTGCAGATCACCCACCTGAACCTGGCCACCAACGTCGTGCAGGTCATCGAGGCACTCGACGGCGAGGAGGGTGACCGCGGCCTGTCCTGGTTGCCGTTCTTCCACGACATGGGGTTGATCACGGCGTTGTTGGCGCCGATGATCGGGCACTACTTCACCTTCATGACCCCGGCTGCGTTCGTCCGCAGGCCCGGTCGCTGGATCCGCGAGATGTCGCGCAAGCCCGACGACACCGGCGGTGTCATCTCGGTGGCTCCGAACTTCGCGTTCGATCACGCCGCCGCGCGCGGGTTGCCCAAGGACGACGAACCACCGCTGGATCTGTCCGTCGTCAAGTGCATCCTCAACGGCAGCGAGCCGATCTCGGCGGCCACCGTGCGCAGGTTCAACGAAGCGTTCGCGCCGCACGGGTTCAAGCCGCAGGCCATCAAGCCGTCCTACGGGCTGGCCGAAGCCACGCTGTTCGTGTCGACCACCCCGATGGGCGATCATCCGAAGATCATCTCCGTCGACCGGGACGCCTTGAACACCGGCACGTTCGTCGAGGTCCCCGACGATGCGCCCAGCGCCGTCGCGCAGGCGGGCGCGGGCAAGGTCGGTATCGCCGAGTGGGCCGTCATCGTCGATGCGGATTCGGCCACCGAGCTGCCCGACGGCCAGATCGGTGAGGTCTGGATCAGCGGCCAGAACATGGGCACCGGTTACTGGGGTAAGCCCGAGGAGACCATCGCCACCTTCCAGAACATCCTCAAGTCGCGCACCAACCCGTCACATGCCGAGGGCGCGACGGACGACGCTACCTGGGTGCGTACGGGCGACCTCGGTGCCTACCACGACGGCGAGCTCTACATCACCGGCCGCACCAAGGATCTGGTGATCGTCGATGGCCGTAACCACTATCCGCAGGACCTCGAGTACTCCGCGCAGGAGGCCACCAAGGCGCTGCGGGTCGGGTATGTGGCGGCGTTCTCGGTGCCCGCCAACCAGCTGCCCGACGAGGTGTTCCAGAACGCCCACGCCGGTATCAAGCGTGATCCCGAGGACACCTCAGAGCAGCTGGTCATCGTGGGCGAGCGCGCCCCAGGTGCGCACAAGCTCGACATGGGCCCGATCGTCGACGACATCCGCGCCGCCATCGCGGTCCGCCATGGCGTCACGGTGCGCGACGTCCTGCTCACCGCGGCGGGCGCGATTCCGCGTACCTCGAGCGGCAAGATCGGCCGGCGGGCCTGCCGCGCGGCGTACCTGGACGGAAGTCTGCGGTCGGGCAAGATCGCCAACGATTTCCCCGACGAAAAAGACTGA
- a CDS encoding DUF4331 family protein encodes MSNHFTGLSLGPPLGDQRLDLCDLYAFQSPADPARTVLILNANPNADALHPEAIYRLAVDNDGDLQNDIAFSYVFSPPQEGRQSVDVYLAHGDDAKEPEAVGEKIFDAVEVSFGKNPDIHQSGGFTFFAGARSDAFFFDFDGIKNLFDTSGTRNFTSPHLAELGGKSPWTGQDSNTTANVFSTVLELPTEYLGADPDIRIWGRCSLRENGTLNHVDRAGHPSVSSFFNTDDTKLEYNASEPVRDRERWIEQFIHLMGHTGGYSREQAIAAIDREGTLPDMLTFNPAKPAKYPNGRTFTDDVIDYRLAFLTKGECPPSGLSPHTDTLSEFPYLGTPH; translated from the coding sequence GTGTCCAACCACTTCACGGGGCTGAGCCTCGGCCCGCCCCTCGGTGATCAGCGTCTCGATCTGTGCGATCTGTACGCGTTCCAGTCGCCTGCCGACCCGGCGCGCACCGTGCTGATCCTGAACGCGAATCCGAATGCCGACGCACTGCACCCCGAGGCCATCTACCGGCTCGCCGTCGACAACGACGGCGACCTGCAGAACGACATCGCCTTCAGCTACGTCTTCTCCCCACCGCAGGAGGGACGTCAGAGCGTCGACGTGTACCTCGCACACGGTGACGACGCAAAGGAACCAGAAGCCGTCGGCGAGAAGATCTTCGACGCGGTGGAGGTGTCGTTCGGCAAGAACCCCGACATTCACCAGTCGGGTGGATTCACATTCTTCGCGGGTGCGCGCAGCGATGCGTTCTTCTTCGACTTCGACGGCATCAAGAACCTGTTCGACACGTCGGGAACGCGCAACTTCACCTCGCCCCACCTTGCCGAGCTCGGCGGAAAGTCGCCGTGGACCGGCCAGGACTCCAACACAACCGCCAACGTGTTCTCCACCGTGCTCGAATTGCCCACCGAATACCTCGGGGCCGATCCCGACATCCGTATCTGGGGCCGCTGCAGCCTCCGGGAGAACGGAACGCTCAATCACGTCGACCGGGCCGGCCATCCTTCGGTCAGCAGCTTCTTCAACACCGACGACACCAAGCTGGAGTACAACGCCAGCGAACCGGTCCGCGACCGCGAACGCTGGATCGAGCAGTTCATCCACCTGATGGGCCATACCGGCGGCTACTCGCGCGAGCAGGCCATCGCGGCGATCGACCGGGAGGGCACGCTGCCCGACATGTTGACGTTCAATCCGGCGAAACCTGCAAAGTACCCGAACGGCCGCACGTTCACCGACGACGTCATCGACTACCGCCTGGCCTTCCTGACCAAGGGTGAGTGCCCGCCCAGCGGGTTGAGCCCGCATACGGACACCCTGTCGGAGTTCCCTTACCTCGGCACACCTCACTGA
- a CDS encoding acyl-CoA carboxylase subunit beta, translated as MTNKTTAELLADLHEKLELAKEPGGEKAIAKRERKGIPSARARIHSLVDPGSFLEIGALCKTPGDPDALYGDGVVTGHATINGRPVGVFSHDQTVFQGSVGEMFGRKVAKLMEWVAMVGCPIIGINDSAGARIQDAVTSLAWYAELGRRHEMLRGLVPEISLIFGACAGGAVYSPIQTDLVVAVRDQGYMFITGPDVIKDVTGEDVTLDELGGADNQARYGNIHQVVESEEAAFQYVRDYLSFLPSNTFDDPPIVNPGMEPDLTPHDYELDSIVPDADNQAYDMMEILLRIFDDGDVFEVGAQRGQAMITAFARVDGRPVGVIANQPMYLSGSIDTEASDKATAFIRFCDSYNTPLVFVVDTPGALPGVEQEKGGIIKRGGRFFNALVEADVPKMTVIVRKAYGGGYAVMGSKQLAADLNFAWPTARIAVIGAEGAAQLLVKRFPDPTAPEVQKIRADFIEGYNLNMATPWIAAERGYIDAVIQPHETRLLLRKSLRLLRQKQITRVQRKHGLTPI; from the coding sequence GTGACCAACAAGACCACCGCGGAGCTGCTGGCCGATCTTCACGAGAAGCTGGAGTTGGCGAAGGAACCCGGTGGAGAGAAGGCCATCGCCAAGCGTGAGCGCAAGGGCATCCCGAGCGCCCGCGCCCGCATCCACTCGCTGGTGGATCCGGGCAGCTTCCTCGAGATCGGCGCACTGTGCAAGACACCCGGGGACCCCGATGCGCTGTACGGCGACGGCGTCGTCACCGGCCACGCCACCATCAACGGCAGGCCGGTGGGTGTGTTCAGCCACGACCAGACGGTGTTCCAGGGTTCGGTCGGTGAGATGTTCGGCCGCAAAGTCGCCAAGCTGATGGAGTGGGTGGCGATGGTCGGCTGCCCGATCATCGGCATCAACGACTCCGCGGGTGCGCGCATCCAGGACGCGGTGACGTCGCTGGCGTGGTACGCCGAGCTCGGTCGTAGGCACGAGATGCTGCGCGGCCTGGTGCCCGAGATCTCGCTGATCTTCGGTGCGTGCGCGGGCGGCGCGGTGTACTCGCCGATCCAGACCGACCTCGTGGTGGCGGTGCGCGATCAGGGCTACATGTTCATCACCGGTCCCGACGTGATCAAGGACGTCACCGGCGAGGACGTCACACTCGACGAACTCGGCGGCGCCGACAATCAGGCGCGCTACGGCAACATCCACCAGGTGGTGGAGTCGGAGGAGGCGGCGTTCCAGTACGTCCGCGATTACCTGAGTTTCTTGCCCTCCAACACTTTTGACGATCCGCCGATCGTCAACCCGGGTATGGAACCCGACCTCACCCCGCACGACTACGAGCTCGATTCGATCGTGCCGGACGCGGACAACCAGGCCTACGACATGATGGAGATCCTGCTGCGGATCTTCGACGACGGCGACGTGTTCGAGGTCGGCGCGCAACGCGGGCAGGCGATGATCACGGCCTTCGCGCGGGTGGACGGTCGCCCGGTCGGCGTCATCGCCAACCAGCCCATGTACCTTTCGGGCTCGATCGACACCGAAGCCTCGGACAAGGCGACGGCGTTCATTCGGTTCTGCGATTCCTACAACACCCCTTTGGTTTTCGTGGTCGACACCCCTGGCGCGCTGCCCGGTGTGGAACAGGAGAAGGGCGGCATCATCAAGCGCGGCGGCCGGTTCTTCAACGCGCTCGTGGAGGCCGACGTGCCGAAGATGACGGTCATCGTCCGCAAGGCCTACGGCGGCGGGTACGCGGTGATGGGTTCCAAGCAGCTGGCGGCGGACCTCAACTTCGCCTGGCCGACCGCGCGCATCGCGGTGATCGGCGCCGAGGGCGCGGCACAGTTGTTGGTCAAACGCTTTCCGGATCCCACTGCCCCCGAGGTGCAAAAGATCCGCGCCGATTTCATCGAGGGCTACAACCTCAACATGGCAACGCCATGGATCGCCGCCGAGCGTGGCTACATCGACGCGGTGATTCAGCCGCACGAAACCCGGTTGCTACTGCGTAAGTCGCTGCGCCTGCTGCGGCAGAAGCAGATCACGCGGGTGCAGCGAAAGCACGGCCTGACGCCGATCTAG
- the pks13 gene encoding polyketide synthase Pks13 (Pks13 is a key enzyme in mycolic acid biosynthesis.), whose amino-acid sequence MAETQDDSQQQPETPAEAPVKRTDVSVPELREWMRNWVANATNTSPDSVNESAPLIELGMASRDAVAMASDIEDYTGVVVTATMAFRHPTIESLATVIVEGEPEPEFTGDEDWSRTVDEGRTNIAIIGIGTRFAGDLNTPDEMWQALLEGRDAITDLPEGRWSEFTSEPRIAERVKKARTRGGYISDIKGFDAEFFALSKMEADNIDPQQRMALELTWEALEHARIPASSLRGENVGVFIGSSVNDYMFMSVADPSVAHPYAITGNSSAVIANRVSYFYDFRGPSMAIDTACSSSLVAVNEGIKALRAGDADVVLAGGVNALITPLVTLGFDEVGGVLAPDGRIKSFSQDADGYARSEGGGMVVLKRLEDARRDGDDILAVIAGGAVNHDGRSNGMLAPNPDAQEAVLRKAYKDAGIDPRTVDYVEAHGTGTILGDPIEADALGRVIGRGRPVDKPALLGAVKSNVGHLESAAGAASLAKMALALKYDKLPPSINYTGPNPYIDFERERLKVNDVVSDWPRYSGIAIAGVSGFGFGGANAHLVLRQVLPTDLIEPEPEKAPVLEAAAPEKPAVYVGGVLVEDDDEDDDYGDVERDPEFYGATTEAEHELPGLTDEAQRLLAIAREELEAEQAENPVKPIVPLAVSGFLTSRKKATAAELADWIESPVGQGTSLEAIGRSLSRRNHGRSRAVILAHDHEEAVKGLRAIADGKPNPLVVSADGPVTNGPVWVLAGFGAQHRKMGKSLYLRNETFAEWINKVDAHVQDERGYSVVELILDDSKDYGIETTQTVIFAIQVALGELLKSHGAKPGAVVGQSLGEAAAAYFSGGLSLEDATRTICSRAHLMGEGEAMLFGEYIRLMALVEYSTDEIKTVFSDFPDLEVCVYAAPTQTVIGGPPEQVDAIIARAESEGRFARKFQTKGASHTQQMDPLLGELAAEIQGIEAHPLQTAYFSTVHEGQLIRAGADPIHDVDYWKKGLRHSVYFTHGIRNAVDNGHTTFLELAPNPVALMQVGLTTASAGLHDAQLIATLARKQDEVDSMTTAMAHLFVYGHDLDFRTLFPRTSGTRPDYAAIPPTRFKRKPHWLDVHFAGDSAAVIPGGHVATPDGRHVWEYAPRGATDLANLVKTAATQVLPDAKITAFEQRAVPADDARLVTTLTRHPGGATVQVHARIDESFTLVYDAVVTRGGQTAALPVASGAATVAEQDLAEDDAQPDVVADATPEILQDNLTAGAGLAASFAKWSPDTGETIGQRLGAIVGGAMGYEPEDLPWEVPLIELGLDSLMAVRIKNRVEYDFDLPPIQLTAVRDANLYAVEKLIQYAIEHRDEVDQLAESQKGQTAEEIAAAQAELMGGATTVAELEAKLAEAGHPIATEAADAEATEVTAAEAIATDAVESQVAPAIPPPPTDPRGPSASGPSQSTVAAASKVLTQEAVTEALGSDVPPRDAAERVTFATWAIVTGKSPGGIFNELPTIDDDTAAKIAERLTERVDEGTVTADHVRGAKTIEELSTTIRDYLEGGKVDGFVRTLRAPQEGSNDIPVFVFHAAGGSTVVYEPLLKRLPATTPMYGIERVEGSIEERASEYVPKLMEINGDRPFVLAGWSLGGVLAYACAIGLKKAGADVRFVGLIDAVRPGEPILQTKEETRKRWDRYARFAERTFNVEVPEIPYEELEALDDEGQVRFVLDVVSQSGVQIPGGIIEHQRTSYLDQRAIDLAEIQPYDGHVTLYMADRYHDDAIYFEPAYATRKPDGGWGEFVSELEVVPIGGEHIQAIDEPYIAKVGAHMSEALNRIESQEK is encoded by the coding sequence ATGGCTGAGACACAAGACGATTCGCAGCAGCAACCCGAGACCCCAGCCGAGGCACCGGTCAAGCGTACCGATGTCTCGGTGCCCGAATTGCGCGAGTGGATGCGCAACTGGGTCGCCAACGCGACGAACACGTCGCCGGACTCCGTCAACGAGTCGGCACCGCTGATCGAGCTGGGCATGGCGTCCCGTGACGCGGTCGCGATGGCCAGCGACATCGAGGACTACACCGGCGTCGTCGTCACGGCGACCATGGCGTTCCGGCATCCCACCATCGAGTCGCTCGCGACCGTCATCGTCGAGGGCGAGCCCGAGCCGGAGTTCACCGGCGATGAGGACTGGTCGCGGACCGTCGACGAGGGCCGCACCAACATCGCGATCATCGGCATCGGCACGCGCTTCGCCGGTGACCTCAACACACCGGACGAGATGTGGCAGGCGCTGCTCGAGGGCCGCGACGCCATCACCGACCTGCCCGAGGGCCGGTGGTCGGAATTCACCAGCGAGCCCCGCATCGCCGAGCGGGTGAAGAAGGCACGCACCCGCGGCGGTTACATCTCCGACATCAAGGGCTTCGACGCCGAGTTCTTCGCGTTGTCGAAGATGGAGGCCGACAACATCGATCCGCAGCAGCGGATGGCCCTCGAATTGACGTGGGAGGCGTTGGAGCACGCCAGGATTCCCGCGTCCAGCCTGCGCGGCGAGAATGTCGGTGTCTTCATCGGTAGCTCGGTCAACGACTACATGTTCATGTCCGTGGCCGACCCGTCGGTGGCGCACCCGTACGCCATCACCGGTAACTCGAGCGCGGTCATCGCGAACCGGGTGTCCTACTTCTACGATTTCCGCGGGCCGTCGATGGCCATCGACACTGCGTGCTCGTCGTCGCTCGTCGCCGTGAACGAGGGAATCAAGGCTCTGCGTGCCGGGGACGCCGACGTGGTGCTCGCCGGCGGTGTCAATGCACTGATCACCCCGTTGGTGACGCTGGGCTTCGACGAGGTCGGCGGCGTGCTGGCGCCGGACGGCCGGATCAAGTCCTTCTCGCAGGACGCCGACGGCTACGCCCGCTCCGAGGGCGGCGGCATGGTCGTGCTCAAGCGTCTCGAGGACGCCCGCCGCGACGGTGACGACATCCTCGCGGTCATCGCGGGCGGCGCCGTCAACCACGACGGCCGTTCGAACGGCATGCTCGCCCCGAATCCCGATGCGCAGGAAGCGGTTCTGCGCAAGGCCTACAAGGACGCCGGTATCGATCCGAGGACCGTCGACTACGTCGAGGCTCACGGCACCGGCACCATCCTCGGCGACCCGATCGAGGCCGACGCGCTGGGCCGCGTCATCGGCCGCGGCAGGCCGGTGGACAAGCCCGCGCTGCTCGGTGCGGTGAAATCCAATGTGGGCCATCTGGAGTCGGCCGCCGGTGCGGCGAGTCTGGCCAAGATGGCGCTGGCGCTGAAATACGACAAACTGCCGCCGTCGATCAACTACACCGGACCCAACCCCTACATCGACTTCGAGCGCGAACGTCTCAAGGTCAACGACGTCGTTTCCGACTGGCCGCGCTACAGCGGCATCGCCATCGCCGGTGTCTCCGGCTTCGGCTTCGGCGGCGCCAACGCGCACCTGGTGCTGCGCCAGGTGCTGCCGACCGATCTCATCGAGCCCGAGCCCGAGAAGGCGCCGGTCCTCGAAGCCGCGGCGCCGGAGAAGCCCGCGGTGTACGTCGGCGGGGTGCTGGTCGAGGACGACGACGAAGACGACGATTACGGCGATGTCGAGCGCGATCCCGAATTCTACGGTGCGACAACCGAAGCCGAGCATGAGCTGCCCGGCCTGACCGACGAGGCGCAGCGCCTGTTGGCGATCGCCCGCGAGGAACTGGAAGCCGAACAAGCCGAGAACCCCGTCAAACCAATCGTGCCACTGGCGGTTTCGGGGTTCCTGACGTCGCGTAAGAAGGCGACTGCCGCCGAGCTTGCGGACTGGATCGAGAGCCCCGTCGGCCAGGGCACGTCGCTGGAGGCCATTGGCCGTTCGCTGTCGCGGCGCAACCACGGGCGTTCGCGCGCCGTGATTCTCGCGCACGACCACGAGGAGGCGGTCAAGGGTCTGCGCGCCATCGCCGACGGAAAGCCGAACCCGCTGGTGGTCAGCGCCGACGGACCCGTGACCAATGGCCCGGTCTGGGTGCTCGCCGGTTTCGGCGCGCAGCACCGCAAGATGGGCAAGAGCCTGTACCTGCGCAACGAGACGTTCGCCGAGTGGATCAACAAGGTCGACGCCCATGTGCAGGACGAGCGCGGCTACTCGGTGGTCGAGCTGATCCTCGACGACTCGAAGGATTACGGCATCGAGACCACCCAGACCGTGATCTTCGCGATCCAGGTGGCGCTCGGTGAGCTGCTGAAGTCGCACGGCGCGAAACCCGGTGCGGTGGTGGGCCAGTCACTGGGCGAGGCCGCCGCGGCGTACTTCTCCGGCGGGCTCTCGCTGGAGGACGCGACGCGCACCATCTGCTCGCGCGCGCATTTGATGGGCGAGGGCGAGGCCATGCTGTTCGGCGAGTACATCCGCCTGATGGCGCTTGTCGAGTACTCGACCGACGAGATCAAGACCGTCTTCTCGGACTTCCCCGATCTCGAAGTCTGTGTGTACGCCGCGCCGACCCAGACCGTCATCGGCGGACCGCCGGAGCAGGTCGACGCGATCATCGCGCGCGCCGAGTCCGAGGGCCGGTTCGCGCGCAAGTTCCAGACCAAGGGCGCCAGCCACACCCAGCAGATGGATCCGCTGCTCGGAGAACTCGCCGCCGAGATCCAGGGCATCGAGGCGCACCCACTGCAGACCGCCTACTTCTCGACTGTGCACGAGGGCCAGCTGATCCGCGCCGGTGCCGACCCGATCCACGACGTGGATTACTGGAAGAAAGGCCTGCGGCACAGCGTGTACTTCACGCATGGCATCCGCAACGCCGTCGACAACGGGCACACCACGTTCCTGGAGCTGGCCCCGAACCCGGTGGCGCTCATGCAGGTTGGGCTTACGACGGCGAGCGCCGGTCTGCACGACGCCCAACTGATCGCGACGCTGGCCCGCAAGCAGGACGAGGTCGACTCGATGACCACGGCCATGGCGCACCTGTTCGTGTACGGCCACGATCTGGACTTCCGCACTTTGTTTCCTCGGACGTCCGGAACGCGGCCTGACTACGCCGCAATCCCGCCCACCCGCTTCAAGCGCAAGCCGCACTGGCTCGACGTGCACTTCGCCGGTGACAGCGCCGCAGTGATACCCGGTGGCCACGTTGCGACACCGGACGGCAGGCACGTCTGGGAATACGCGCCTCGCGGTGCCACCGACCTGGCGAATCTAGTGAAAACCGCTGCGACACAGGTGCTTCCGGATGCCAAGATCACGGCGTTCGAGCAGCGCGCGGTTCCCGCCGACGATGCGCGGCTGGTCACCACGCTGACCCGCCACCCCGGCGGCGCGACGGTGCAGGTGCATGCGCGCATCGATGAGTCCTTCACGCTCGTATACGACGCCGTCGTCACCCGTGGGGGCCAGACGGCCGCACTGCCCGTCGCAAGCGGCGCAGCTACCGTCGCGGAGCAGGACCTGGCGGAGGATGACGCTCAGCCCGATGTCGTCGCTGACGCGACTCCAGAAATCCTGCAGGACAACCTCACCGCAGGCGCGGGCCTGGCCGCGAGCTTCGCGAAGTGGTCACCGGACACCGGTGAGACCATCGGTCAGCGGCTCGGCGCGATCGTCGGAGGCGCAATGGGTTACGAACCCGAGGACCTTCCGTGGGAGGTGCCGCTGATCGAGCTCGGCCTGGACTCGTTGATGGCCGTGCGGATCAAGAACCGCGTCGAGTACGACTTCGACCTGCCGCCGATCCAGTTGACCGCGGTGCGTGACGCCAACCTGTACGCGGTGGAGAAGCTGATCCAGTACGCGATCGAGCATCGCGACGAGGTCGACCAGCTCGCCGAGTCGCAGAAGGGACAGACCGCCGAGGAGATCGCCGCCGCGCAGGCGGAGCTGATGGGTGGCGCGACGACGGTCGCCGAACTGGAGGCCAAGCTGGCCGAGGCCGGGCATCCCATCGCCACCGAAGCCGCCGACGCCGAAGCCACGGAGGTCACGGCCGCGGAGGCCATCGCCACGGATGCCGTGGAATCGCAGGTGGCACCGGCCATCCCGCCGCCGCCGACCGACCCTCGCGGCCCGTCCGCGTCCGGACCATCGCAGTCGACGGTCGCCGCCGCGTCCAAAGTGCTGACCCAAGAGGCGGTGACCGAGGCGCTCGGCTCGGACGTGCCGCCGCGCGACGCCGCCGAGCGAGTGACGTTCGCGACGTGGGCGATCGTGACCGGTAAGTCCCCGGGCGGCATTTTCAACGAGCTGCCGACCATCGACGACGACACCGCGGCCAAGATCGCCGAACGCCTCACCGAGCGCGTCGACGAGGGCACCGTCACCGCCGACCACGTGCGTGGCGCCAAGACCATCGAAGAGCTGTCCACCACCATCAGGGATTACCTGGAGGGCGGCAAGGTCGATGGCTTCGTGCGGACCTTGCGCGCGCCGCAGGAGGGGTCCAACGACATCCCGGTGTTCGTGTTCCACGCCGCCGGCGGATCGACCGTGGTGTACGAACCGCTGCTGAAGCGGCTGCCCGCGACCACCCCGATGTACGGCATCGAGCGCGTGGAGGGCTCGATCGAGGAGCGCGCCAGCGAGTATGTGCCCAAGCTGATGGAGATCAACGGCGACCGGCCGTTCGTGCTGGCCGGCTGGTCGCTGGGCGGTGTGCTGGCCTACGCGTGCGCGATCGGGCTGAAGAAGGCGGGCGCCGACGTGCGCTTCGTCGGCCTCATCGACGCGGTGCGGCCCGGGGAACCGATCCTGCAGACCAAAGAGGAGACCCGCAAGCGCTGGGACCGCTACGCACGGTTCGCCGAGCGCACCTTCAACGTCGAGGTGCCCGAGATCCCGTACGAGGAGCTCGAGGCGCTCGACGACGAGGGTCAAGTGAGGTTCGTGCTGGACGTCGTGAGCCAGAGCGGGGTGCAGATCCCCGGCGGCATCATCGAGCACCAGCGCACGTCGTACCTGGACCAGCGGGCCATCGACCTCGCCGAGATCCAGCCCTACGACGGCCACGTGACGCTGTACATGGCCGACCGCTACCACGACGACGCGATCTACTTCGAGCCCGCGTACGCGACCCGCAAACCGGACGGCGGCTGGGGCGAGTTCGTGTCGGAGCTGGAGGTGGTGCCCATCGGGGGCGAGCACATCCAGGCCATCGACGAGCCGTACATTGCCAAGGTCGGCGCACACATGAGCGAGGCGCTGAACCGAATCGAGTCTCAGGAGAAGTAG